A stretch of DNA from Dioscorea cayenensis subsp. rotundata cultivar TDr96_F1 chromosome 4, TDr96_F1_v2_PseudoChromosome.rev07_lg8_w22 25.fasta, whole genome shotgun sequence:
TTAAAACAAATCTAGCAGCAATCCACATAGTTCTTATTATTAGCAACATTAAATAAAACACATCAgtttttacttttctcagattcaTAGGATGATTCCTTGTCAGGGATCTCATGTCTCCCACAAACCGaatctataaatattaatagacATTCTTACACTTATTTCTTGTGTCACTACTGCAATTGACAAGAGAAACAGTAGTGTGCGGTTTTGGTTGGAGAATAAATCAGGATAAGCAGAATGAGAATTTTGCAATTTGAATTTGCATTGACAAACTTACCTTTTCAAAGCTATTATGAACTTTGACTtgattaatactaattaaacaaataatattcaATTCAAGTTGTATTAGTCTAATCAAAGATGAATACTCATTAATAGTTGAgaatttgttaatattaattagatttatattgattaaaataattcactttttaaaaaatagttattccTATTCCAAGTTATTAGGTTTGGTTGAATAACTTTGGAATCCTTAGGCAGGTTATCCCAAATTACTCCGCAACCAAACATGGTCCAAAAGTTTAAAACAAAGACACCCTATGCATTCTCCATGACAATGACCAAATTTCAAAGTTATAGCAAAACAATGTTTCTCAAAATACAtctaaaaagtagaagaactgaATAGTTAATAAAGAACGTCAATCACCTGAAGATCTCCTCTAAAGACAAACAGTCTTGCTGGGAAAGGGTAGCATCCATCATAGATGTGGTTGCATTGACAAAAATTTCACTTTTGACAGGAGAACCAGCCATcatatttgttgttgatgttaCCTTTTCAGTGTTATCTCCTTTGCTATCATTCTTCTTGCTTTTAAGAAAACGCTCCATGATTGTAGCTTGCTTTTGTATAGAAAGTTGCTTTTTTGATTCAGTTTCTTCTTTCTGCCGGCGTTTTTGATCCCTCTCAGCCTCTTCCTGCTGCCTCTTTAGTTGCCTTTTCAAATCAGCCTCTTCTTTCTCCCGGCGCCTTTCCACTTTTTCAGACTCTTCTTTAAGCCGTTTGAGTTCCTTCTCCTGCAGGGGAAAAAAGAGGAAACACCAGTGGGATAATTAGGAGGAAAAAAACCTTACTCTCTAGCTATTAGCAGCTGCAATGTACTCATCAACTCATATCAAGCTAGCTAAATGAAAAGACAACTAGGATCATGAAATAGCAACATGACTCCATACACAAGTTGAAAAATTTAACTATATGCCAAAACTATAACAATGCCATATAAATGAATGGTGAGAATgtgttaaagaaataaaaataatatttttataaaaaaaatccactttCCAATCACACTGTTCTCCATGTTAGGCACTCAGGAGCACACCCAAAATAGCTTTCCAAATATAAGCACTTGTATCTGAAGCTCGCATGTATAGACTCCAATTTTAATAAATGCATTCATATCAATATAAATTTACCATCGATGAAATTCAACACTTACACTTCGGATTTTCTCCTTCTGAAGCTCACGATCCAGTTTTTTCCTCTCCTTCTCAGCAGTTTGCTTGTTTCTTTCAACTTGTTTAATTATATCCTTCTCTCttaattttccttcttttgCAGCACTTTCACAAGTTAAATTAGTCTCACAAGCAGTTCCTCCAGGGGATAAACAAAGAACATGAAAAATATCTGAGAACAGGTTCAAGAAATTCATACATATTAGCATCATTTTTCTGTTTTAGCCTTTCAACCAGAGAACGAATTGCTGCCTCATTTAATGTTCGTCCAAGCTTCTCCGATGATTTAAGCACATGAATTCTGTAGTCATCACAATTCTTTGGGGCTGACAGTAATGACAAAGTTCCtgtaatcaaacaaaaattatgaGGCCCTGCAACATAAAATAACAGCAGGACATATACCCTTGAGACAGTGCATGGACAACACACTATGATGGATGACAATGCCAAAGATTCAGAATGTAGAGCTGCAGGTATGACAAATCTATGCAACCAGACATTATTAAAATGAACAAGCAATGATGTTAAGTTACAACTATACAGTAACATTAATTTCAccacaaaatgaaacaaaaatagtaTCCCTTTAAAAAATGGTTTaccaaaataatcaatattacACAAAACTTTACCCACACATCACATATGCATTCCTCTGAAAAGGAAGTCATTGATATAATATAAGGTCACAAGAATTAAAGATCCCTATCAAATCCCATAGTTAAAGCAGAGCAACTAATGAATCTCagattttatttccaaaaacaaaaagtttccaAATGACTTTAGACAAAGCATAAGCAGAAAGGACAGAAGTGATTAGCTTATTAATCACCATGTGCACACTTAGTATTATAATTCATCAACACAGTTCAAATTCTCAAGACTAGACAAGTAGTGATGATAGCTCTTATATAACAGAATACTATCACATTATTCATCATAGGAGGATAAATTTCTGAACATCAATAAATGAAGGTATTGATCAAAGAAAATGTACAGATTTCCAGTGCTGGTAAACGTAAAAATGTTAGAATGGAATTGGTGGCCACAACTCACAAGTCACAAGTCAACTAGAATAGCAATAAggcaacaaataaataaaataataagtaataaatgaAGACCTGAAAGAGCAGTAATCCTCTCAGAAATTTTCTTTCTAGCTGTGCGCCGAATGTTAATGATCTTTCGCATGTTCATGGGTAACAACTTCATATCTCTAGTCTGTAGGAGATATAAAGAAGCAATGGTTccaataaatgataaaaatacaCGAGTAAACAAAATTGGAAAAAcaatacaaagaaaaacaagttcTTTGAAGTGAATATCACCTCCCAGCACCACAGACATGAATCTGAGGTATCCTCCAGAACATCAGCTTCATTTTTAGAGATTCCATAAATCATTCTCTGCCCAACATAAAGGATACTTGTCTTTACTGAAGCCAAAGTGATCCCCTCTCTCCCTTTTAACTTTACATAAATCTCTTCCACCAGCTTGGAAAATGAAAGATTGTTCTCCTCCAACAAGCAGGCAATCATATGATTGTTTGAACTCACTTCCGCTTCAAGGTTCATCTGAATAGCTGAAAATTCTTTGTAATACTCAAATAAGTCATCAAGCTCACAGCGGCATTGCCTTCCAAGGGATTCCATGTCCTCAGCAGCCAAATTACCTTCGATTGAAACTCTTTTTCTCTTTAGCAGTCCCTTTACCATCTTTGCACTCTCCGGGGTTTGCTTCAAACTTTGAGCAGAAGAACCATCGACAACCATGTTCTCAACATTGATATCAGATCGAGATGCTCCACATGTTTCACCAGAAGACGAATCAAGCATCACTACATCCGCCTTAACATCAGGACGACAGATCAATGCTTTCTTCGCTACATTTTCTTGATCTTTCACCATTGATTTAGAATTCTTGGGATTTCTAACTTTCACCACTTCAACATCGGTCCCTTCTAAATTTTCCACCAAAGTAGCCGCAGCATCCGCCATTGCCATTTCGtcaaaccaaactcaaattaatCGAGATTCAAAAGATCTATACTTCCCACCCGTCTAAAAATCACAACTTTATCCCTGTTTCTCCATCAAATGTTCAAATTCCTTCAAAAAAAAACCCAGCTCTTCTGCTCCCCTCACGACACCGTGACCAAAAATCTCCtgacaaaacaaatcaaaaaacaGTAGAAACAAAACACAACCATTTGCATCTCCACCAAACCCTAGAAACCAATTTCCCACACAATCCATCAACCTTTCAAGTTCAAATCACAGCGACCACTAAACGAAATTGGGAGAATCGAACCATACCTTCGGATCTATCCCCCGAATCAAAGAAGACTTCTCTCGGATCACGAGGCGatgaatttctagggtttttgcGCGATTTCCCTCTCCCCTACCTCGATCACACTCTCTGCGTTTCCTTCGAAGTGACGAACAAAAAGGGCAAAATAAATCTTAACGGCGTTAAATTCCCAATCTATTTCATCATCTAATCGTACGGCTGATAATGAAGGACATGATGAGATGAACGAGTGGATAATCTCGAGCCGTTGGATCAAATCTCGAGCGCGCGAGAATTGGAACGTTTTCTCAAAAAACTTCCCGCCAATAGTAGCCGCTTTGAGATTTTCATGGTAATCTGACCCGCGGCGTAACTAACGTAACGTGTACCATCATGTGTATTGGAATCTAAACCGTCCAGTTGTTAAATCTTGTCAATCGCTACCCATCTATACCGTTCATTATTGGATGATCTGGATGATAAAATGTGACGCGACCTCATTTGATCTAGGCCTATTTAGTGATAATGACCTCCCTACTTATCAGgcaatttttttatgatcttATCTTGACCGTCCACGTGTttgaatctttaatttttttttgttgttttatgagaaatttcgaaattaaaaataaaataaaataatcacttaaatattattatatttgtggacattttttccttatttaccATAAATCATTACACAGTATTTGTTTCAAAGAGGTGAGTCTAAAATTAAACctcaaaatcaatataaaatgaAGACACATATTTGTTGAACTTGCTCCTAATTTGAACACATCCCTAActcctcaaatatatatatatatatatgtatatatgagaCTGCATTTTCCACGAATgttcataaaattatattctacggacattttttttttcaaccattgAATTCAAATCTAATGGTTGGAAATCCTCCAATTTTTTCAACATTACTACTCTATAATGGTTCCAACATTTTTTACAAACGTCCACAGTTAGAATTgtttatatgtacatatataatacttacacaatttttttcattttctcattgccaaatgaaaatattacatTGCTCAAATGATGtgaaaaaccaaaattatattatttttttgtcatacatgaaatcattcaataaatgaataaaatttgatgatttaatggtgatattttgaaattatagaCTAGACCggattttgtgacaaaaaatccaattaaaataatatatgtcaCAAAAATTTAGTTTACCCTATTTTTtatcttcatatatttttttcattcatcttcGTTTTCTGCcttgactttttttaaaaataatttaaataaattattagtcTTGGATCTGCttgtaaacaagaaaaaaaaaatgattatttttgCATTAGTTTACAATTATCTATTGGAGTAGCATCAAAGGGGGCAAgaaataactatatatatatatatatatgaaaaggcAGAAATAACTATATCTTCATTCATTCATGCaaacaattataaataaaaaacaaattaataatgataataatgtaatgcataattttttatataatttttttcacataaaaaggtcatataaaataatcccaaaaaatcatattagattatatattttttcgctaatgtacacattcaaatataatattagactttagaaaaaaaaactatttaactATGGGCAATGCTATTCCTCCCGGTCAAGTTGCCCGAATTTGAGTCCCGAACGACGTGGCAACCCACGTGATTCATTTTTCTCTCTCCTCATCAGATTATATCTTTCActttaatcttaaaaaaaaaaaacaaaagttgcTTGGTCAAAGCAACAACACACACCAGCTTAGTCAAAGCCCATCTTCACATCCTTTTGCTCCCATCTTGGCCTCCTCTCCAGCAGATGATTTTTGGTGCcctattttcatatttctcgCGCCACCCTCCTCTCAAGGAAGACGACGATAGATCCATCCTCCTTAACCTTCCATCTACTTgcggtctctctctctctacaaaCCTTCTTTCTCTCTACAAACCTTCTTTCTCTCTACAGACGATGACATCATCCGGAGCCTTCAATCCAACTGTCCTTCACAGTTCAGTGCCATCTATTATTACATATCACCTTCACCACCATACCACCGTGAGCCAATTCTCAAGGTTGTAAGAAGAGTCTACTGTTACAAGTGCTACAATTGGGAGAACCCAAAGGAGTCTTACAAGAAGAAACTCTTGGCAGGTAATTGTCtgaaaatttgttaattatagcATGAGTTTGTTTaatttacttgatttttttacattagaaaaacaaagaatttccTTGATTGtctaataagcaaatataaagTGTTAGCAAGTCAAATGACCTGAATATTGTGTTTGGTGTGAGAGTTTCTAATAACTAaacctattttattttcctatggTAATGATTCATAACTATGTTAACCAAAAGTATTGTGTCCAAATAattcaatcaattaaaaaaaatttagtatggATAGACATTGGGTTCAATTATATGAGAAAAAGCTAGCAGACATCAATCTCTTTAAAGGAAAAAACCTTATGGATGGCTGAGCAAGAGTCTTGGGTCCCATGTATATCTAAACATTCGATTTAAGGcttttctcttatttattttgattataagGTCTTAGACTTGTGTTTTGTTTATTAGAAGTTACATTTATATCAATTAGCATAAGTTGTATTGTATGATTGCTGTGATTAGCTTGTTTATAAAGCTTAAAGATTATTATTAACTCCTTGAATTATGTATgcatgtgtgtgtttgtgtgtatgcatgcatgtgtCTAATATGTATCAAATGCTTCATGCATACTTGTTATTTATctagaataaattatttatatccaaaataatattaactaatACAAGTTGATGCTATTAAACCAGATGGCAGAATTAGAAATTGGGTCTTCTGAAAAGAGGCAAAATGAGATAGAAGCTGAGTTTTCTAGTTTggaaatgttaaacaaagataaagaaaaaatggtGGTTGTGGAAGATTCAACATGTGAAAGAATTACTCCAAAGGCGGGTATGGTATTcaattctgaagaagaagtcTATGATTTCTATGTTAAGTATGCACAACAAGAAGGGTTTGGTATTACAAAAAGAACCACAAAATCAGGAgatgatggaaaattaaaatattacacaCTTGCATGTGTAAGAGGTGGCAAAAGAACATCTACTGCAAAAGATTCTTTCAAACCTAGGCTATCTACCAAAACAAATTGTCAAGCTAGGGttaatgttattgttgataACGATGGACGTTTTACGATATCTCGTATCCATTTtgagcataatcatgcacttagtcCTCAAAAATCTCGTTTTCaaaaatgcaacaaaaaaatGGATACATATGTCAAAAGGAGGCTTGAACTAAATGACCAAGCATGTATAAGTTTGAGCAAAAACTTTCATTCCTTAGCTGTTGAAAGTGGTggatatgaaaattt
This window harbors:
- the LOC120258797 gene encoding chromatin assembly factor 1 subunit FAS1, with the translated sequence MAMADAAATLVENLEGTDVEVVKVRNPKNSKSMVKDQENVAKKALICRPDVKADVVMLDSSSGETCGASRSDINVENMVVDGSSAQSLKQTPESAKMVKGLLKRKRVSIEGNLAAEDMESLGRQCRCELDDLFEYYKEFSAIQMNLEAEVSSNNHMIACLLEENNLSFSKLVEEIYVKLKGREGITLASVKTSILYVGQRMIYGISKNEADVLEDTSDSCLWCWETRDMKLLPMNMRKIINIRRTARKKISERITALSGTLSLLSAPKNCDDYRIHVLKSSEKLGRTLNEAAIRSLVERLKQKNDANIAAKEGKLREKDIIKQVERNKQTAEKERKKLDRELQKEKIRSEKELKRLKEESEKVERRREKEEADLKRQLKRQQEEAERDQKRRQKEETESKKQLSIQKQATIMERFLKSKKNDSKGDNTEKVTSTTNMMAGSPVKSEIFVNATTSMMDATLSQQDCLSLEEIFRAHVAGWHKLSQHNRTCRWGVRHNPKMELVKELKIGPLEKPTTPNKLDCSIELGIVNLVDGCDESVSNDISCFTGRNFTRTTSKLSNKKLLQFDKSHRPAYYGTWSQKSTVVGPRHPLQKEPNLDYDVDSDEEWEEEDPGESLSDIDKDDEEETLDEGNMMNDDDEAEDGFFVPDGYLSENEGIQSEEDKSKCSPCCEPEAETEEFRILLRHQKYLCSWTDQALKKCQPLIISNLMHEKTELLMTEDLAGTAKLEQICLQAICMRACPGSSAVEIPANHDLLNSDHEISHSQKESFSSPMTSMAAIQDADLPKFVESIRSCSEGMNKVLESLQRKFPTTPKSQLRNKVREIASFVDNRWQVKQEILDKLGLSSSPAKPTRPRGISAFFSKRCLPPSGEPARVSVSPLKPCGKPEPMPEVHDLGISIWVLEASVGKPS